The following proteins are co-located in the Dermochelys coriacea isolate rDerCor1 chromosome 4, rDerCor1.pri.v4, whole genome shotgun sequence genome:
- the RTKN gene encoding rhotekin isoform X2, whose protein sequence is MFCRNHRSRVTVARGSALEMEIRRGRFRLSLLGDTPQDTDIQKKIDHELRMREGTCKLLAACTQREQALEATKSLLVCNSRIMAYMSELQRMKEVQVAQRTARRPSDAGPMDDRLPCRGKVCVSDLRIPLMWKDTEYFKNKGDLHRCAVFCLLQLGVEIYDTEMVLVDRTLTDICFENGVLFTEAGPDFELKVELYSVGLEEDSALGSTPKKLASKLSSSLGRSSGKRLRAALDGAPGSPVSNGGSSPLLLPAPSLVGPKYHLLAHTALSLAEVQDSFRTHDLAITSNEESSFWLPLYGSMCCRLAAQPNCMAQQMMCGFLKLQQMGEQQSWARLYCVLRGSNLLCYRGPQDAEAPVEPALTIAINKETRIRATEKDPRNKLQSMSVTNRYGGEEVTHTLLAESRADTQRWMEAFWQHFYDLSQWKQCCDELMKIEVPSPRKPPALLAKQGSLYHEMAIEPVDDIEAVTDILTQRVTALELRSDLGCPPWLSLFEGPLLSASHASITSDSASPSPSRSRPAWGRPRTLSLDARLSTLKGRAGKGQAPALRPLAGPPHTSSSSSGSNTPESERQGRCPTRPNLDPRGCLQSQV, encoded by the exons GACACTGACATCCAAAAGAAGATTGACCATGAGCTCCGGATGCGCGAAGGCACCTGCAAGCTGCTGGCGGCCTGCACACAGCGGGAGCAGGCTCTGGAGGCAACCAAGAGCCTTCTGGTCTGCAACAGCCGCATCATGGCCTACATGTCTGAGCTGCAGCGCATGAAAGAGGTGCAGGTGGCGCAGAGGACGGCCCGGCG cccctcggACGCTGGCCCCATGGATGATCGCTTACCCTGCAGGGGAAAGGTCTGCGTGTCAG ATCTCCGGATCCCCTTGATGTGGAAGGACACGGAGTATTTCAAAAACAAGGGAG ACCTGCACCGCTGTGCCGTGTTCTGCCTGCTGCAGCTCGGCGTGGAGATCTATGACACTGAGATGGTGCTCGTGGACCGGACGCTCACCGACATCTGCTTCGAAAATGGGGTCCTCTT CACGGAGGCGGGCCCGGACTTCGAGCTGAAGGTGGAGCTGTACAGCgtggggctggaggaggactCTGCGCTCGGTAGCACCCCGAAGAAGTTGGCCAGCAAACTGAGCAGCTCGCTGGGACGCTCCTCCGGGAAACGGCTGCGTGCGGCGTTGGACGGGGCCCCGGGGAGCCCCGTGAGTAATGGGGGGagcagccccctcctgctgccGGCCCCCAGCTTGGT GGGCCCCAAGTACCACCTGCTGGCCCACACCGCGCTCTCCCTGGCTGAGGTTCAGGACAGCTTCCGCACCCATGACTTGGCCATCACCAGCAATG AGGAGAGCTCCTTCTGGCTGCCCCTCTATGGCAGCATGTGCTGCCGTCTGGCTGCCCAGCCCAACTGCATGGCCCAGCAGATGATGTGCGGCTTCTTGAAATTGCAA CAGATGGGCGAGCAGCAGAGCTGGGCGCGGCTGTACTGCGTGCTGCGGGGCTCCAACCTCCTCTGCTACCGCGGGCCCCAGGACGCCGAGGCCCCGGTGGAGCCGGCGCTTACCATCGCCATCAACAag GAGACGCGGATCCGGGCCACGGAGAAGGACCCCAGGAACAAGCTGCAGAGCATGTCGGTGACCAACCgctatgggggggaggaggtgacgCACACGCTGCTGGCGGAGAGCCGGGCCGACACGCAGCGCTGGATGGAGGCCTTCTGGCAGCACTTCTATGATCTGA GCCAGTGGAAGCAGTGCTGCGATGAGCTCATGAAGATTGAGGTGCCGTCGCCACGCAAGCCCCCGGCCCTGCTGGCCAAGCAGGGCTCCCTGTACCACGAGATGG CTATTGAGCCTGTGGACGACATTGAGGCCGTGACGGACATCCTGACGCAGCGGGTGACGGCCCTCGAGCTGCGGTCGGACCTGGGCTGCCCCCCATGGCTGTCTCTCTTCGAGGGGCCCCTGCTCAGCGCATCCCACGCCAGCATCACTTCCGACagcgccagccccagcccctctcgcTCACGCCCGGCATGGGGCCGGCCCCGCACGCTCTCCCTGGACGCCAGGCTCAGCACGCTGAAGGGGCGTGCTGGGAAAGGCCAGGCCCCTGCCCTGCGCCCGCTTGCTGGCCCCCCCCACACCAGCTCCTCCAGCAGCGGCAGCAACACCCCCGAGTCGGAGCGCCAGGGCCGCTGCCCCACCCGCCCCAATCTGGATCCACGTGGCTGTCTGCAGTCCCAGGTCTga
- the RTKN gene encoding rhotekin isoform X3, which produces MDTTARDRFAEMQDRLRILEDLNMLYIRQIALSLQDTDIQKKIDHELRMREGTCKLLAACTQREQALEATKSLLVCNSRIMAYMSELQRMKEVQVAQRTARRPSDAGPMDDRLPCRGKVCVSDLRIPLMWKDTEYFKNKGDLHRCAVFCLLQLGVEIYDTEMVLVDRTLTDICFENGVLFTEAGPDFELKVELYSVGLEEDSALGSTPKKLASKLSSSLGRSSGKRLRAALDGAPGSPVSNGGSSPLLLPAPSLVGPKYHLLAHTALSLAEVQDSFRTHDLAITSNEESSFWLPLYGSMCCRLAAQPNCMAQQMMCGFLKLQQQMGEQQSWARLYCVLRGSNLLCYRGPQDAEAPVEPALTIAINKETRIRATEKDPRNKLQSMSVTNRYGGEEVTHTLLAESRADTQRWMEAFWQHFYDLSQWKQCCDELMKIEVPSPRKPPALLAKQGSLYHEMAIEPVDDIEAVTDILTQRVTALELRSDLGCPPWLSLFEGPLLSASHASITSDSASPSPSRSRPAWGRPRTLSLDARLSTLKGRAGKGQAPALRPLAGPPHTSSSSSGSNTPESERQGRCPTRPNLDPRGCLQSQV; this is translated from the exons ATGGACACGACGGCGAGGGACAGGTTTGCAGAGATGCAGGACAGGCTTCGGATCCTTGAAGACCTCAACATGTTGTACATCCGGCAGATAGCGCTCAGCCTGCAG GACACTGACATCCAAAAGAAGATTGACCATGAGCTCCGGATGCGCGAAGGCACCTGCAAGCTGCTGGCGGCCTGCACACAGCGGGAGCAGGCTCTGGAGGCAACCAAGAGCCTTCTGGTCTGCAACAGCCGCATCATGGCCTACATGTCTGAGCTGCAGCGCATGAAAGAGGTGCAGGTGGCGCAGAGGACGGCCCGGCG cccctcggACGCTGGCCCCATGGATGATCGCTTACCCTGCAGGGGAAAGGTCTGCGTGTCAG ATCTCCGGATCCCCTTGATGTGGAAGGACACGGAGTATTTCAAAAACAAGGGAG ACCTGCACCGCTGTGCCGTGTTCTGCCTGCTGCAGCTCGGCGTGGAGATCTATGACACTGAGATGGTGCTCGTGGACCGGACGCTCACCGACATCTGCTTCGAAAATGGGGTCCTCTT CACGGAGGCGGGCCCGGACTTCGAGCTGAAGGTGGAGCTGTACAGCgtggggctggaggaggactCTGCGCTCGGTAGCACCCCGAAGAAGTTGGCCAGCAAACTGAGCAGCTCGCTGGGACGCTCCTCCGGGAAACGGCTGCGTGCGGCGTTGGACGGGGCCCCGGGGAGCCCCGTGAGTAATGGGGGGagcagccccctcctgctgccGGCCCCCAGCTTGGT GGGCCCCAAGTACCACCTGCTGGCCCACACCGCGCTCTCCCTGGCTGAGGTTCAGGACAGCTTCCGCACCCATGACTTGGCCATCACCAGCAATG AGGAGAGCTCCTTCTGGCTGCCCCTCTATGGCAGCATGTGCTGCCGTCTGGCTGCCCAGCCCAACTGCATGGCCCAGCAGATGATGTGCGGCTTCTTGAAATTGCAA CAGCAGATGGGCGAGCAGCAGAGCTGGGCGCGGCTGTACTGCGTGCTGCGGGGCTCCAACCTCCTCTGCTACCGCGGGCCCCAGGACGCCGAGGCCCCGGTGGAGCCGGCGCTTACCATCGCCATCAACAag GAGACGCGGATCCGGGCCACGGAGAAGGACCCCAGGAACAAGCTGCAGAGCATGTCGGTGACCAACCgctatgggggggaggaggtgacgCACACGCTGCTGGCGGAGAGCCGGGCCGACACGCAGCGCTGGATGGAGGCCTTCTGGCAGCACTTCTATGATCTGA GCCAGTGGAAGCAGTGCTGCGATGAGCTCATGAAGATTGAGGTGCCGTCGCCACGCAAGCCCCCGGCCCTGCTGGCCAAGCAGGGCTCCCTGTACCACGAGATGG CTATTGAGCCTGTGGACGACATTGAGGCCGTGACGGACATCCTGACGCAGCGGGTGACGGCCCTCGAGCTGCGGTCGGACCTGGGCTGCCCCCCATGGCTGTCTCTCTTCGAGGGGCCCCTGCTCAGCGCATCCCACGCCAGCATCACTTCCGACagcgccagccccagcccctctcgcTCACGCCCGGCATGGGGCCGGCCCCGCACGCTCTCCCTGGACGCCAGGCTCAGCACGCTGAAGGGGCGTGCTGGGAAAGGCCAGGCCCCTGCCCTGCGCCCGCTTGCTGGCCCCCCCCACACCAGCTCCTCCAGCAGCGGCAGCAACACCCCCGAGTCGGAGCGCCAGGGCCGCTGCCCCACCCGCCCCAATCTGGATCCACGTGGCTGTCTGCAGTCCCAGGTCTga
- the RTKN gene encoding rhotekin isoform X1: MFCRNHRSRVTVARGSALEMEIRRGRFRLSLLGDTPQDTDIQKKIDHELRMREGTCKLLAACTQREQALEATKSLLVCNSRIMAYMSELQRMKEVQVAQRTARRPSDAGPMDDRLPCRGKVCVSDLRIPLMWKDTEYFKNKGDLHRCAVFCLLQLGVEIYDTEMVLVDRTLTDICFENGVLFTEAGPDFELKVELYSVGLEEDSALGSTPKKLASKLSSSLGRSSGKRLRAALDGAPGSPVSNGGSSPLLLPAPSLVGPKYHLLAHTALSLAEVQDSFRTHDLAITSNEESSFWLPLYGSMCCRLAAQPNCMAQQMMCGFLKLQQQMGEQQSWARLYCVLRGSNLLCYRGPQDAEAPVEPALTIAINKETRIRATEKDPRNKLQSMSVTNRYGGEEVTHTLLAESRADTQRWMEAFWQHFYDLSQWKQCCDELMKIEVPSPRKPPALLAKQGSLYHEMAIEPVDDIEAVTDILTQRVTALELRSDLGCPPWLSLFEGPLLSASHASITSDSASPSPSRSRPAWGRPRTLSLDARLSTLKGRAGKGQAPALRPLAGPPHTSSSSSGSNTPESERQGRCPTRPNLDPRGCLQSQV, translated from the exons GACACTGACATCCAAAAGAAGATTGACCATGAGCTCCGGATGCGCGAAGGCACCTGCAAGCTGCTGGCGGCCTGCACACAGCGGGAGCAGGCTCTGGAGGCAACCAAGAGCCTTCTGGTCTGCAACAGCCGCATCATGGCCTACATGTCTGAGCTGCAGCGCATGAAAGAGGTGCAGGTGGCGCAGAGGACGGCCCGGCG cccctcggACGCTGGCCCCATGGATGATCGCTTACCCTGCAGGGGAAAGGTCTGCGTGTCAG ATCTCCGGATCCCCTTGATGTGGAAGGACACGGAGTATTTCAAAAACAAGGGAG ACCTGCACCGCTGTGCCGTGTTCTGCCTGCTGCAGCTCGGCGTGGAGATCTATGACACTGAGATGGTGCTCGTGGACCGGACGCTCACCGACATCTGCTTCGAAAATGGGGTCCTCTT CACGGAGGCGGGCCCGGACTTCGAGCTGAAGGTGGAGCTGTACAGCgtggggctggaggaggactCTGCGCTCGGTAGCACCCCGAAGAAGTTGGCCAGCAAACTGAGCAGCTCGCTGGGACGCTCCTCCGGGAAACGGCTGCGTGCGGCGTTGGACGGGGCCCCGGGGAGCCCCGTGAGTAATGGGGGGagcagccccctcctgctgccGGCCCCCAGCTTGGT GGGCCCCAAGTACCACCTGCTGGCCCACACCGCGCTCTCCCTGGCTGAGGTTCAGGACAGCTTCCGCACCCATGACTTGGCCATCACCAGCAATG AGGAGAGCTCCTTCTGGCTGCCCCTCTATGGCAGCATGTGCTGCCGTCTGGCTGCCCAGCCCAACTGCATGGCCCAGCAGATGATGTGCGGCTTCTTGAAATTGCAA CAGCAGATGGGCGAGCAGCAGAGCTGGGCGCGGCTGTACTGCGTGCTGCGGGGCTCCAACCTCCTCTGCTACCGCGGGCCCCAGGACGCCGAGGCCCCGGTGGAGCCGGCGCTTACCATCGCCATCAACAag GAGACGCGGATCCGGGCCACGGAGAAGGACCCCAGGAACAAGCTGCAGAGCATGTCGGTGACCAACCgctatgggggggaggaggtgacgCACACGCTGCTGGCGGAGAGCCGGGCCGACACGCAGCGCTGGATGGAGGCCTTCTGGCAGCACTTCTATGATCTGA GCCAGTGGAAGCAGTGCTGCGATGAGCTCATGAAGATTGAGGTGCCGTCGCCACGCAAGCCCCCGGCCCTGCTGGCCAAGCAGGGCTCCCTGTACCACGAGATGG CTATTGAGCCTGTGGACGACATTGAGGCCGTGACGGACATCCTGACGCAGCGGGTGACGGCCCTCGAGCTGCGGTCGGACCTGGGCTGCCCCCCATGGCTGTCTCTCTTCGAGGGGCCCCTGCTCAGCGCATCCCACGCCAGCATCACTTCCGACagcgccagccccagcccctctcgcTCACGCCCGGCATGGGGCCGGCCCCGCACGCTCTCCCTGGACGCCAGGCTCAGCACGCTGAAGGGGCGTGCTGGGAAAGGCCAGGCCCCTGCCCTGCGCCCGCTTGCTGGCCCCCCCCACACCAGCTCCTCCAGCAGCGGCAGCAACACCCCCGAGTCGGAGCGCCAGGGCCGCTGCCCCACCCGCCCCAATCTGGATCCACGTGGCTGTCTGCAGTCCCAGGTCTga
- the RTKN gene encoding rhotekin isoform X4 gives MDTTARDRFAEMQDRLRILEDLNMLYIRQIALSLQDTDIQKKIDHELRMREGTCKLLAACTQREQALEATKSLLVCNSRIMAYMSELQRMKEVQVAQRTARRPSDAGPMDDRLPCRGKVCVSDLRIPLMWKDTEYFKNKGDLHRCAVFCLLQLGVEIYDTEMVLVDRTLTDICFENGVLFTEAGPDFELKVELYSVGLEEDSALGSTPKKLASKLSSSLGRSSGKRLRAALDGAPGSPVSNGGSSPLLLPAPSLVGPKYHLLAHTALSLAEVQDSFRTHDLAITSNEESSFWLPLYGSMCCRLAAQPNCMAQQMMCGFLKLQQMGEQQSWARLYCVLRGSNLLCYRGPQDAEAPVEPALTIAINKETRIRATEKDPRNKLQSMSVTNRYGGEEVTHTLLAESRADTQRWMEAFWQHFYDLSQWKQCCDELMKIEVPSPRKPPALLAKQGSLYHEMAIEPVDDIEAVTDILTQRVTALELRSDLGCPPWLSLFEGPLLSASHASITSDSASPSPSRSRPAWGRPRTLSLDARLSTLKGRAGKGQAPALRPLAGPPHTSSSSSGSNTPESERQGRCPTRPNLDPRGCLQSQV, from the exons ATGGACACGACGGCGAGGGACAGGTTTGCAGAGATGCAGGACAGGCTTCGGATCCTTGAAGACCTCAACATGTTGTACATCCGGCAGATAGCGCTCAGCCTGCAG GACACTGACATCCAAAAGAAGATTGACCATGAGCTCCGGATGCGCGAAGGCACCTGCAAGCTGCTGGCGGCCTGCACACAGCGGGAGCAGGCTCTGGAGGCAACCAAGAGCCTTCTGGTCTGCAACAGCCGCATCATGGCCTACATGTCTGAGCTGCAGCGCATGAAAGAGGTGCAGGTGGCGCAGAGGACGGCCCGGCG cccctcggACGCTGGCCCCATGGATGATCGCTTACCCTGCAGGGGAAAGGTCTGCGTGTCAG ATCTCCGGATCCCCTTGATGTGGAAGGACACGGAGTATTTCAAAAACAAGGGAG ACCTGCACCGCTGTGCCGTGTTCTGCCTGCTGCAGCTCGGCGTGGAGATCTATGACACTGAGATGGTGCTCGTGGACCGGACGCTCACCGACATCTGCTTCGAAAATGGGGTCCTCTT CACGGAGGCGGGCCCGGACTTCGAGCTGAAGGTGGAGCTGTACAGCgtggggctggaggaggactCTGCGCTCGGTAGCACCCCGAAGAAGTTGGCCAGCAAACTGAGCAGCTCGCTGGGACGCTCCTCCGGGAAACGGCTGCGTGCGGCGTTGGACGGGGCCCCGGGGAGCCCCGTGAGTAATGGGGGGagcagccccctcctgctgccGGCCCCCAGCTTGGT GGGCCCCAAGTACCACCTGCTGGCCCACACCGCGCTCTCCCTGGCTGAGGTTCAGGACAGCTTCCGCACCCATGACTTGGCCATCACCAGCAATG AGGAGAGCTCCTTCTGGCTGCCCCTCTATGGCAGCATGTGCTGCCGTCTGGCTGCCCAGCCCAACTGCATGGCCCAGCAGATGATGTGCGGCTTCTTGAAATTGCAA CAGATGGGCGAGCAGCAGAGCTGGGCGCGGCTGTACTGCGTGCTGCGGGGCTCCAACCTCCTCTGCTACCGCGGGCCCCAGGACGCCGAGGCCCCGGTGGAGCCGGCGCTTACCATCGCCATCAACAag GAGACGCGGATCCGGGCCACGGAGAAGGACCCCAGGAACAAGCTGCAGAGCATGTCGGTGACCAACCgctatgggggggaggaggtgacgCACACGCTGCTGGCGGAGAGCCGGGCCGACACGCAGCGCTGGATGGAGGCCTTCTGGCAGCACTTCTATGATCTGA GCCAGTGGAAGCAGTGCTGCGATGAGCTCATGAAGATTGAGGTGCCGTCGCCACGCAAGCCCCCGGCCCTGCTGGCCAAGCAGGGCTCCCTGTACCACGAGATGG CTATTGAGCCTGTGGACGACATTGAGGCCGTGACGGACATCCTGACGCAGCGGGTGACGGCCCTCGAGCTGCGGTCGGACCTGGGCTGCCCCCCATGGCTGTCTCTCTTCGAGGGGCCCCTGCTCAGCGCATCCCACGCCAGCATCACTTCCGACagcgccagccccagcccctctcgcTCACGCCCGGCATGGGGCCGGCCCCGCACGCTCTCCCTGGACGCCAGGCTCAGCACGCTGAAGGGGCGTGCTGGGAAAGGCCAGGCCCCTGCCCTGCGCCCGCTTGCTGGCCCCCCCCACACCAGCTCCTCCAGCAGCGGCAGCAACACCCCCGAGTCGGAGCGCCAGGGCCGCTGCCCCACCCGCCCCAATCTGGATCCACGTGGCTGTCTGCAGTCCCAGGTCTga
- the RTKN gene encoding rhotekin isoform X6: MDSCRIGKDTDIQKKIDHELRMREGTCKLLAACTQREQALEATKSLLVCNSRIMAYMSELQRMKEVQVAQRTARRPSDAGPMDDRLPCRGKVCVSDLRIPLMWKDTEYFKNKGDLHRCAVFCLLQLGVEIYDTEMVLVDRTLTDICFENGVLFTEAGPDFELKVELYSVGLEEDSALGSTPKKLASKLSSSLGRSSGKRLRAALDGAPGSPVSNGGSSPLLLPAPSLVGPKYHLLAHTALSLAEVQDSFRTHDLAITSNEESSFWLPLYGSMCCRLAAQPNCMAQQMMCGFLKLQQQMGEQQSWARLYCVLRGSNLLCYRGPQDAEAPVEPALTIAINKETRIRATEKDPRNKLQSMSVTNRYGGEEVTHTLLAESRADTQRWMEAFWQHFYDLSQWKQCCDELMKIEVPSPRKPPALLAKQGSLYHEMAIEPVDDIEAVTDILTQRVTALELRSDLGCPPWLSLFEGPLLSASHASITSDSASPSPSRSRPAWGRPRTLSLDARLSTLKGRAGKGQAPALRPLAGPPHTSSSSSGSNTPESERQGRCPTRPNLDPRGCLQSQV; this comes from the exons ATGGACAGCTGCAGGATCGGCAAA GACACTGACATCCAAAAGAAGATTGACCATGAGCTCCGGATGCGCGAAGGCACCTGCAAGCTGCTGGCGGCCTGCACACAGCGGGAGCAGGCTCTGGAGGCAACCAAGAGCCTTCTGGTCTGCAACAGCCGCATCATGGCCTACATGTCTGAGCTGCAGCGCATGAAAGAGGTGCAGGTGGCGCAGAGGACGGCCCGGCG cccctcggACGCTGGCCCCATGGATGATCGCTTACCCTGCAGGGGAAAGGTCTGCGTGTCAG ATCTCCGGATCCCCTTGATGTGGAAGGACACGGAGTATTTCAAAAACAAGGGAG ACCTGCACCGCTGTGCCGTGTTCTGCCTGCTGCAGCTCGGCGTGGAGATCTATGACACTGAGATGGTGCTCGTGGACCGGACGCTCACCGACATCTGCTTCGAAAATGGGGTCCTCTT CACGGAGGCGGGCCCGGACTTCGAGCTGAAGGTGGAGCTGTACAGCgtggggctggaggaggactCTGCGCTCGGTAGCACCCCGAAGAAGTTGGCCAGCAAACTGAGCAGCTCGCTGGGACGCTCCTCCGGGAAACGGCTGCGTGCGGCGTTGGACGGGGCCCCGGGGAGCCCCGTGAGTAATGGGGGGagcagccccctcctgctgccGGCCCCCAGCTTGGT GGGCCCCAAGTACCACCTGCTGGCCCACACCGCGCTCTCCCTGGCTGAGGTTCAGGACAGCTTCCGCACCCATGACTTGGCCATCACCAGCAATG AGGAGAGCTCCTTCTGGCTGCCCCTCTATGGCAGCATGTGCTGCCGTCTGGCTGCCCAGCCCAACTGCATGGCCCAGCAGATGATGTGCGGCTTCTTGAAATTGCAA CAGCAGATGGGCGAGCAGCAGAGCTGGGCGCGGCTGTACTGCGTGCTGCGGGGCTCCAACCTCCTCTGCTACCGCGGGCCCCAGGACGCCGAGGCCCCGGTGGAGCCGGCGCTTACCATCGCCATCAACAag GAGACGCGGATCCGGGCCACGGAGAAGGACCCCAGGAACAAGCTGCAGAGCATGTCGGTGACCAACCgctatgggggggaggaggtgacgCACACGCTGCTGGCGGAGAGCCGGGCCGACACGCAGCGCTGGATGGAGGCCTTCTGGCAGCACTTCTATGATCTGA GCCAGTGGAAGCAGTGCTGCGATGAGCTCATGAAGATTGAGGTGCCGTCGCCACGCAAGCCCCCGGCCCTGCTGGCCAAGCAGGGCTCCCTGTACCACGAGATGG CTATTGAGCCTGTGGACGACATTGAGGCCGTGACGGACATCCTGACGCAGCGGGTGACGGCCCTCGAGCTGCGGTCGGACCTGGGCTGCCCCCCATGGCTGTCTCTCTTCGAGGGGCCCCTGCTCAGCGCATCCCACGCCAGCATCACTTCCGACagcgccagccccagcccctctcgcTCACGCCCGGCATGGGGCCGGCCCCGCACGCTCTCCCTGGACGCCAGGCTCAGCACGCTGAAGGGGCGTGCTGGGAAAGGCCAGGCCCCTGCCCTGCGCCCGCTTGCTGGCCCCCCCCACACCAGCTCCTCCAGCAGCGGCAGCAACACCCCCGAGTCGGAGCGCCAGGGCCGCTGCCCCACCCGCCCCAATCTGGATCCACGTGGCTGTCTGCAGTCCCAGGTCTga
- the RTKN gene encoding rhotekin isoform X7, producing the protein MDSCRIGKDTDIQKKIDHELRMREGTCKLLAACTQREQALEATKSLLVCNSRIMAYMSELQRMKEVQVAQRTARRPSDAGPMDDRLPCRGKVCVSDLRIPLMWKDTEYFKNKGDLHRCAVFCLLQLGVEIYDTEMVLVDRTLTDICFENGVLFTEAGPDFELKVELYSVGLEEDSALGSTPKKLASKLSSSLGRSSGKRLRAALDGAPGSPVSNGGSSPLLLPAPSLVGPKYHLLAHTALSLAEVQDSFRTHDLAITSNEESSFWLPLYGSMCCRLAAQPNCMAQQMMCGFLKLQQMGEQQSWARLYCVLRGSNLLCYRGPQDAEAPVEPALTIAINKETRIRATEKDPRNKLQSMSVTNRYGGEEVTHTLLAESRADTQRWMEAFWQHFYDLSQWKQCCDELMKIEVPSPRKPPALLAKQGSLYHEMAIEPVDDIEAVTDILTQRVTALELRSDLGCPPWLSLFEGPLLSASHASITSDSASPSPSRSRPAWGRPRTLSLDARLSTLKGRAGKGQAPALRPLAGPPHTSSSSSGSNTPESERQGRCPTRPNLDPRGCLQSQV; encoded by the exons ATGGACAGCTGCAGGATCGGCAAA GACACTGACATCCAAAAGAAGATTGACCATGAGCTCCGGATGCGCGAAGGCACCTGCAAGCTGCTGGCGGCCTGCACACAGCGGGAGCAGGCTCTGGAGGCAACCAAGAGCCTTCTGGTCTGCAACAGCCGCATCATGGCCTACATGTCTGAGCTGCAGCGCATGAAAGAGGTGCAGGTGGCGCAGAGGACGGCCCGGCG cccctcggACGCTGGCCCCATGGATGATCGCTTACCCTGCAGGGGAAAGGTCTGCGTGTCAG ATCTCCGGATCCCCTTGATGTGGAAGGACACGGAGTATTTCAAAAACAAGGGAG ACCTGCACCGCTGTGCCGTGTTCTGCCTGCTGCAGCTCGGCGTGGAGATCTATGACACTGAGATGGTGCTCGTGGACCGGACGCTCACCGACATCTGCTTCGAAAATGGGGTCCTCTT CACGGAGGCGGGCCCGGACTTCGAGCTGAAGGTGGAGCTGTACAGCgtggggctggaggaggactCTGCGCTCGGTAGCACCCCGAAGAAGTTGGCCAGCAAACTGAGCAGCTCGCTGGGACGCTCCTCCGGGAAACGGCTGCGTGCGGCGTTGGACGGGGCCCCGGGGAGCCCCGTGAGTAATGGGGGGagcagccccctcctgctgccGGCCCCCAGCTTGGT GGGCCCCAAGTACCACCTGCTGGCCCACACCGCGCTCTCCCTGGCTGAGGTTCAGGACAGCTTCCGCACCCATGACTTGGCCATCACCAGCAATG AGGAGAGCTCCTTCTGGCTGCCCCTCTATGGCAGCATGTGCTGCCGTCTGGCTGCCCAGCCCAACTGCATGGCCCAGCAGATGATGTGCGGCTTCTTGAAATTGCAA CAGATGGGCGAGCAGCAGAGCTGGGCGCGGCTGTACTGCGTGCTGCGGGGCTCCAACCTCCTCTGCTACCGCGGGCCCCAGGACGCCGAGGCCCCGGTGGAGCCGGCGCTTACCATCGCCATCAACAag GAGACGCGGATCCGGGCCACGGAGAAGGACCCCAGGAACAAGCTGCAGAGCATGTCGGTGACCAACCgctatgggggggaggaggtgacgCACACGCTGCTGGCGGAGAGCCGGGCCGACACGCAGCGCTGGATGGAGGCCTTCTGGCAGCACTTCTATGATCTGA GCCAGTGGAAGCAGTGCTGCGATGAGCTCATGAAGATTGAGGTGCCGTCGCCACGCAAGCCCCCGGCCCTGCTGGCCAAGCAGGGCTCCCTGTACCACGAGATGG CTATTGAGCCTGTGGACGACATTGAGGCCGTGACGGACATCCTGACGCAGCGGGTGACGGCCCTCGAGCTGCGGTCGGACCTGGGCTGCCCCCCATGGCTGTCTCTCTTCGAGGGGCCCCTGCTCAGCGCATCCCACGCCAGCATCACTTCCGACagcgccagccccagcccctctcgcTCACGCCCGGCATGGGGCCGGCCCCGCACGCTCTCCCTGGACGCCAGGCTCAGCACGCTGAAGGGGCGTGCTGGGAAAGGCCAGGCCCCTGCCCTGCGCCCGCTTGCTGGCCCCCCCCACACCAGCTCCTCCAGCAGCGGCAGCAACACCCCCGAGTCGGAGCGCCAGGGCCGCTGCCCCACCCGCCCCAATCTGGATCCACGTGGCTGTCTGCAGTCCCAGGTCTga